A stretch of Metabacillus sp. FJAT-52054 DNA encodes these proteins:
- a CDS encoding nucleoside transporter C-terminal domain-containing protein codes for MSIIISLVGIVVVLLLAYLVSNNKKQIKIKPIIIMLVLQVVLTFIFLNTGIGLFIIEGISALFTKLLEYAASGINFVFGGIANPKEMPFFLNVLLPIVFISALIGIAQHIRLLPIIIKYLGLVLSKINGLGKLESYNAVASAIFGQSEVFISVKKQLGHLPDHRLYTLCTSAMSTVSASILGAYMTMIDPKYVIVALVLNLLGGFIIVNIINPYDVADSEDFIEVQEGEKQTFFEMLGEYIMDGFKVAIIVGAMLIGFVALIAAINDLFSIIFGISFQTMLGYVFAPFAFIIGVPAAEIVQAGTIMATKLVSNEFVAMLDLSKMTELSDRTTAIISVFLVSFANFSSIGIITGAVKGLHEQKGNVVARFGLKLLYGATLVSFLSAAIVGLLI; via the coding sequence ATGAGTATCATCATTTCACTTGTCGGTATCGTCGTGGTTCTGCTGCTGGCCTATTTGGTCAGTAACAATAAAAAGCAGATTAAGATCAAACCCATTATCATCATGCTTGTTCTTCAAGTCGTCTTAACATTTATTTTCCTTAATACCGGAATTGGCCTATTTATTATCGAGGGAATTTCAGCATTATTTACGAAGCTCCTTGAATATGCTGCTAGCGGAATTAATTTCGTATTCGGCGGAATTGCCAACCCTAAGGAAATGCCATTTTTCCTTAACGTTCTCCTTCCGATCGTCTTCATTTCTGCTCTGATTGGAATTGCCCAGCACATCAGGCTTTTGCCTATCATCATTAAGTATCTTGGACTGGTTTTAAGTAAAATAAATGGCTTAGGAAAACTTGAATCCTACAACGCGGTTGCATCTGCTATTTTTGGGCAGTCTGAAGTATTCATTTCCGTAAAAAAACAATTAGGCCATTTGCCTGACCACCGTTTATATACACTTTGTACATCAGCTATGTCCACTGTTTCTGCCTCTATTCTTGGCGCGTACATGACAATGATTGATCCAAAATACGTCATTGTAGCCCTTGTGCTGAATTTGCTGGGCGGATTCATCATCGTGAACATCATCAACCCATATGATGTTGCGGACAGTGAAGACTTCATTGAAGTTCAAGAAGGGGAAAAACAGACCTTCTTCGAAATGCTGGGCGAGTACATCATGGACGGCTTTAAAGTAGCAATCATCGTCGGAGCGATGCTAATTGGTTTCGTTGCTTTAATTGCAGCCATCAATGATCTATTCAGCATCATTTTCGGCATCTCTTTTCAAACGATGCTTGGGTATGTGTTTGCACCATTCGCTTTCATCATCGGTGTACCGGCTGCAGAAATTGTACAAGCCGGAACGATTATGGCAACAAAGCTCGTTTCAAACGAATTCGTCGCCATGCTTGATCTTTCAAAAATGACCGAGCTGTCTGACCGGACAACCGCAATTATTTCCGTATTCCTCGTATCCTTTGCCAACTTCTCCTCCATCGGGATCATTACCGGAGCGGTAAAGGGATTGCATGAACAAAAAGGAAACGTGGTAGCCCGCTTTGGACTGAAGCTCCTCTACGGGGCAACATTGGTAAGCTTCTTATCTGCAGCAATTGTTGGATTGCTGATTTAA
- a CDS encoding dimethylarginine dimethylaminohydrolase family protein: protein MSHSKIKIGCSSEYAPLKSVLLCPPQYMKIEDIINETQKEFQDEELDAVKAVKQHSEFLRVLRENGIETHLLEPVEQFPEQVFTRDIGFTLGNTLFIANMEMDIRQGEERILKEWLDKEGIQYVDLKGSGIEGGDVLINGNTVYVGISERTSEDSITMLENHLPDYEIIPVPIKKEYLHLDCIFNMISENEALLFPEALKQEEIDLLSSRFSIIEVKEEDQFRLGVNVFSLGNKKIIALPHNNHTNDQLRKLGYKVIEVDLSEIIKSGGAFRCCTLPLLREG from the coding sequence ATGTCTCATTCCAAAATAAAGATAGGCTGTTCCAGCGAATATGCGCCTCTTAAAAGCGTTCTATTATGTCCACCCCAGTATATGAAAATTGAAGACATTATCAATGAAACACAAAAGGAATTCCAGGATGAAGAGCTTGATGCTGTAAAAGCTGTAAAGCAGCATAGTGAATTTCTTCGTGTACTTCGGGAAAATGGAATTGAAACACATCTTCTTGAGCCGGTTGAGCAATTTCCTGAACAGGTGTTTACAAGGGATATTGGATTTACACTTGGAAATACACTTTTTATAGCCAATATGGAGATGGACATCCGGCAGGGAGAGGAACGGATCCTGAAAGAATGGCTGGATAAAGAGGGAATTCAATATGTCGACTTAAAAGGCTCCGGCATTGAGGGCGGGGATGTTTTAATTAACGGGAATACCGTCTATGTAGGAATCAGTGAGCGAACATCTGAAGACAGTATCACCATGCTTGAGAACCATTTGCCTGATTACGAAATTATTCCAGTTCCTATTAAAAAAGAATACCTCCATTTAGACTGTATTTTTAACATGATTTCAGAAAATGAAGCGCTGCTTTTTCCGGAAGCTTTGAAACAGGAAGAAATTGATTTGCTGTCATCCCGTTTTTCTATTATAGAAGTAAAGGAAGAAGATCAGTTCAGGCTGGGTGTGAATGTATTTTCACTGGGAAATAAAAAAATCATCGCCCTGCCTCACAATAATCATACAAATGACCAGTTAAGAAAGCTTGGCTATAAAGTGATAGAAGTGGATCTTTCTGAAATCATTAAGTCCGGCGGAGCGTTCCGATGCTGTACATTGCCGCTTCTGCGGGAGGGGTAA
- a CDS encoding MDR family MFS transporter, with the protein MRKKIMGALLLVTVLAAMEGTIVSTAIPRITSDLSGIELVSWVYAVYMLATAVSAPIYGKLADLFGRKKIMVFGIILFLIGAALCGIALTMEQLIIYRAIQGLGAGVVMPVTMTIIGDLYTETKGRAKAQGWISAVWGVAGVLGPLLGGFIVDTLSWRYIFFLNLPFGLVALLMLVKYYKEDVSKEKQRIDYLGAAAFSIGTISLLYALLSGSQSQDWTNPLIIGMFAAAFAVYGCFVWIEKRAAEPIIPLNLFSNKRVLLVNLLTLLTGSVIISITIYLPIWSQGVLGKSATAAGFILMPMPVCWTFGSILAGNLVGRLKAQSIITMGTAILSLGALLLFSLSAQSPEFLIYVAIGLLGLGMGLMTPIFMLIIQGSVASNKRGSAVALNTFISTFSQTLGSAVFGTIFNIVTLSQAGKGNFNLNASFDHGNVPAGELAGLQEILATGVHIIYGGTLLLALLSFGLSWFLVKENGNLHEHK; encoded by the coding sequence ATGCGAAAAAAAATAATGGGCGCTTTGCTGCTCGTAACCGTTCTTGCCGCAATGGAAGGAACGATTGTCAGCACCGCAATCCCCCGGATAACAAGTGATTTATCCGGAATTGAACTGGTGAGCTGGGTGTATGCAGTTTATATGCTGGCAACAGCTGTTTCCGCTCCTATATACGGGAAGCTTGCCGATTTATTTGGACGAAAAAAAATTATGGTCTTTGGAATTATCCTGTTTTTAATTGGAGCCGCTCTTTGCGGAATTGCGTTAACGATGGAACAATTAATCATATACCGCGCTATTCAAGGTCTTGGCGCTGGTGTTGTCATGCCGGTAACGATGACAATTATCGGAGATTTATACACGGAAACAAAGGGCCGTGCCAAAGCACAGGGCTGGATTAGTGCTGTCTGGGGAGTGGCCGGTGTTCTTGGCCCGCTGCTTGGGGGTTTTATCGTTGATACCCTTTCATGGCGGTACATTTTCTTCCTGAACCTGCCATTCGGACTTGTCGCTTTACTGATGCTCGTAAAATATTATAAAGAGGATGTTTCGAAGGAAAAGCAGCGCATAGATTATTTGGGAGCTGCAGCGTTCTCTATCGGAACGATCTCCCTCTTATATGCCCTGCTTTCTGGCAGCCAGTCACAGGACTGGACCAATCCGCTCATCATCGGAATGTTCGCAGCAGCTTTTGCCGTCTATGGCTGTTTTGTATGGATTGAAAAAAGAGCAGCAGAACCGATTATTCCTTTGAATCTTTTTTCCAACAAACGTGTGCTGCTTGTGAATCTGCTCACGCTGCTCACCGGTTCAGTCATTATCAGCATTACCATTTACCTGCCGATTTGGAGTCAGGGAGTACTGGGGAAAAGCGCTACAGCGGCTGGATTTATCCTCATGCCTATGCCTGTATGCTGGACATTTGGATCAATCCTTGCAGGAAACCTCGTCGGCCGGCTGAAAGCCCAGTCAATTATTACGATGGGAACGGCCATTCTTAGCTTAGGAGCGCTCCTTTTATTTTCGTTATCCGCTCAGTCACCTGAATTTCTAATCTATGTAGCGATTGGATTGCTTGGCTTGGGCATGGGGCTCATGACTCCGATTTTTATGCTGATTATTCAAGGGTCCGTTGCTTCTAACAAAAGAGGATCTGCCGTTGCGCTGAACACATTTATCAGCACCTTCAGCCAGACACTGGGCTCAGCTGTATTCGGAACGATTTTTAATATAGTGACACTTTCCCAGGCAGGAAAAGGAAATTTTAACTTGAACGCTTCCTTTGATCACGGAAACGTGCCCGCCGGTGAACTTGCCGGCCTGCAGGAAATTCTTGCTACAGGGGTTCATATCATATATGGAGGGACGTTGCTTCTTGCCTTGCTTAGTTTTGGACTTTCCTGGTTTTTAGTAAAGGAAAACGGCAATTTGCACGAACATAAATAG
- a CDS encoding CBS domain-containing protein: MNIAFFLIPKKEVIHLPIHATMRQALEKMEYHRYSALPLLDDEGKYIATLTEGDLLWKLKNTPNLSFDSTNKIRLTEVEMHRKNEPVPIHAKMEQIISRAMEQNFVPVVDDQGIFIGMIRRREIIEYCANQLFNQIER; encoded by the coding sequence ATGAATATAGCGTTTTTCTTAATACCAAAAAAAGAGGTCATCCATTTGCCGATTCACGCTACAATGAGACAGGCTTTGGAGAAAATGGAATATCATCGTTATTCTGCCCTTCCGCTGCTGGATGATGAGGGGAAGTATATAGCTACGCTTACAGAGGGTGATTTATTATGGAAGCTCAAAAATACGCCGAATCTAAGCTTTGACAGCACAAATAAAATCCGGTTAACGGAAGTGGAGATGCACCGGAAAAATGAACCGGTCCCAATTCACGCCAAAATGGAACAAATTATTTCCAGGGCAATGGAACAGAACTTTGTCCCTGTAGTAGATGATCAGGGGATTTTTATAGGGATGATTAGGCGCAGAGAAATTATAGAATACTGCGCAAATCAGCTTTTTAACCAAATAGAGAGATGA
- a CDS encoding AraC family transcriptional regulator, producing MNYGKEQERQIQKVMDYIEENLHESLPLERLAKVSTYSPFHFQRIFKGIAGESPAAYIKRLRLENAAHFLIYEQHLPITQIAYLCGFSSLSYFTYSFNETFKTSPKKWREGAYLERFPREYEDSKKSKLFSKNLQATNDKQPYNEFRWLDLDKVKTIELPAFRVVKKLHIGSYTDRIPNAWEDLYHWSNARGLIQKDTWMIGIPRNNPYITLPERSRYDCLMQITSHDSIEEPLYTFNGGKHVVVEFDEPVPYSDRGMLIECYSELYSFWLPRSGYKYLGNPIEFVQIDPNGGTLDLTCRIKAIALAVEPK from the coding sequence ATGAATTATGGAAAAGAACAAGAAAGACAAATACAAAAAGTGATGGATTATATAGAAGAAAATCTCCATGAATCTCTTCCACTCGAAAGACTTGCAAAAGTTTCTACTTATTCTCCTTTTCATTTTCAGCGGATTTTCAAGGGGATAGCCGGTGAATCGCCTGCTGCCTATATCAAAAGACTCCGACTGGAAAATGCCGCCCACTTCCTGATTTATGAACAGCATTTACCTATAACCCAGATCGCCTATTTATGCGGATTTTCGTCCCTTTCATACTTCACCTACTCATTTAACGAAACCTTTAAAACCAGCCCGAAAAAATGGCGGGAAGGTGCGTACCTGGAGCGTTTTCCAAGGGAATACGAAGATAGCAAGAAATCTAAACTTTTCAGCAAGAATCTGCAAGCAACGAACGATAAGCAGCCCTATAATGAATTTAGATGGCTGGATTTGGATAAGGTGAAAACAATTGAACTCCCAGCTTTCCGTGTGGTCAAAAAACTTCACATCGGATCTTATACAGATCGCATTCCAAATGCTTGGGAAGACCTTTATCACTGGTCAAATGCCAGAGGACTTATCCAAAAAGACACCTGGATGATTGGGATTCCAAGAAATAACCCTTACATTACCCTGCCTGAGAGAAGCCGTTACGACTGCCTGATGCAAATCACCTCACATGACAGTATTGAGGAACCACTGTATACGTTTAATGGAGGAAAACATGTGGTGGTTGAGTTCGACGAGCCTGTCCCTTACAGTGACCGCGGCATGCTGATTGAGTGCTATTCTGAACTCTACAGCTTTTGGCTGCCGAGAAGCGGCTATAAATATTTGGGGAATCCAATTGAATTTGTACAAATTGATCCGAATGGAGGAACACTTGACCTCACATGCCGAATCAAGGCCATCGCCTTAGCCGTTGAACCGAAATAG
- a CDS encoding DUF5316 family protein → MMQFCLIAGIISIIISGISIGAWTNGEQQRANFFSETKEHRISRTKITMFSGLAGVIFLGIAGLIWYL, encoded by the coding sequence ATGATGCAGTTCTGTTTAATAGCGGGCATTATCAGCATTATCATTTCAGGCATCTCAATTGGTGCTTGGACAAATGGTGAGCAGCAGAGAGCAAATTTCTTTTCAGAGACGAAAGAGCACCGGATTTCACGGACTAAAATTACCATGTTTTCCGGATTAGCCGGAGTGATTTTTCTGGGGATCGCAGGACTGATTTGGTATTTATAA
- a CDS encoding DUF1761 domain-containing protein, with protein sequence MLINMSDLNFLAILAGGILYMIYGGIYYSILLKDKGNFTQNESKGPLKYVFSVIVAFISSFLTAILIQSTGAENWLTGAGIGFIVGVLISIVYVKNSLFGLLSRRALLIAIGDHLVIFILLGILHGSLN encoded by the coding sequence ATGCTGATTAACATGTCTGATCTAAATTTTTTAGCCATCCTCGCTGGAGGCATCCTGTATATGATATACGGAGGCATTTATTATTCTATTTTACTCAAGGATAAAGGCAATTTTACGCAAAATGAAAGCAAAGGCCCTCTTAAATATGTCTTTTCTGTCATCGTCGCTTTCATTAGCTCGTTTCTGACAGCTATTCTGATTCAATCCACCGGTGCTGAAAACTGGCTTACCGGAGCTGGAATCGGCTTCATTGTCGGTGTTCTCATCTCCATTGTGTATGTGAAAAATTCACTATTCGGGTTATTGAGCAGAAGAGCTTTGCTGATTGCAATTGGAGATCATCTGGTTATTTTCATCTTACTAGGCATTTTACATGGTTCGCTGAATTGA
- a CDS encoding MerR family transcriptional regulator has translation MEYTVQKLAEMAGITARTLRYYDEIGILKPARMNSSGYRIYGLAEVDRLQQILFYRELDVSLEQIQEILSDPHFNGAKALIEHRKKLLEKRKQLDLLISNVEKSISAGEGRITMSDQEKFEGFKQSMIDENEAKYGKEIRQKYGEETVKRSNEKFENMTKEQYEEVAKLEQEVKTALAEAFKKGDPSSAAAQKTAELHKQWLMYYWADYSSEAHAGLADMYAEDDRFKAYYDEKEPGLAEFLRDAIYVYTGYKK, from the coding sequence ATGGAATATACGGTGCAAAAGCTTGCGGAAATGGCAGGAATCACGGCAAGGACGCTCAGATATTATGATGAGATTGGCATTCTTAAGCCGGCAAGAATGAACTCATCGGGGTATCGAATTTATGGTCTGGCAGAGGTGGATCGTCTGCAGCAAATCCTCTTTTACCGTGAGCTCGACGTCAGTCTGGAGCAGATTCAGGAAATCCTGTCTGACCCTCATTTTAACGGAGCGAAAGCCCTTATTGAACATCGTAAAAAGCTCCTGGAAAAACGAAAGCAGCTGGATTTGCTCATTTCCAATGTGGAGAAGTCGATCTCAGCTGGTGAAGGGAGAATAACGATGTCTGATCAGGAAAAATTTGAAGGCTTTAAGCAAAGTATGATTGATGAGAACGAAGCAAAATACGGGAAAGAAATCCGCCAAAAATATGGAGAAGAGACAGTTAAACGCTCGAATGAAAAATTCGAAAATATGACGAAGGAGCAATACGAGGAAGTAGCGAAGCTTGAGCAGGAGGTTAAAACCGCATTGGCTGAAGCCTTTAAAAAGGGTGATCCTTCAAGTGCTGCTGCTCAAAAAACGGCAGAGCTGCATAAGCAGTGGCTCATGTACTACTGGGCTGATTACAGCAGTGAAGCACATGCGGGTCTTGCGGATATGTATGCTGAGGATGACCGGTTTAAAGCCTATTACGATGAAAAGGAACCGGGACTTGCGGAATTTCTGCGGGATGCAATTTATGTTTATACGGGTTATAAGAAGTAA
- a CDS encoding SulP family inorganic anion transporter: MDQTIKQQWFGNIRGDILSGIVVALALIPEAIAFSIIAGVDPMVGLYASFCIAVVIAFVGGRPGMISAATGAMALVMGSLVADHGLQYLLAATILTGIIQIVLGILKFGRLMKFIPRPVMIGFVNALAILIFSAQLPHFKGESWPMYAMAAGALAIIYLFPRVTKAVPSPLIAIIVITLIAIFTGSDVRTVGDMGELSQALPVFLLPDIPLTFETLQIIFPYSLALAFVGLLESLLTAQIVDDMTDTGSDKNREAKGQGLANIVAGFFGGMAGCAMIGQSVINVKSGGRGRLSTFVAGAFLLILIVALNGVLVKIPMAALVGVMIMVSIGTFDWSSLTRLHKVPVTDTAIMVVTVVTVVFTHDLSKGVLAGVILSAIFFAGQISKVAVTVTEEPSSKNYKVTGQLFFASVSSLIDQIDFADQNRNIVLDLANAHIWDDSAVGAVDKVVLKLRQNQNQVEVTGLNAKSSELIEKMAVYHRPDTRAANH, translated from the coding sequence TTGGATCAGACAATTAAACAGCAGTGGTTTGGAAATATTCGCGGGGACATCCTATCCGGAATTGTTGTCGCACTGGCCCTTATTCCGGAAGCTATTGCTTTTTCCATTATCGCGGGAGTTGATCCGATGGTCGGGCTTTATGCCTCATTCTGTATCGCTGTCGTGATTGCATTCGTTGGCGGCAGACCCGGCATGATTTCTGCTGCAACCGGCGCCATGGCACTAGTTATGGGCTCGCTCGTTGCCGACCATGGGCTGCAATATCTCCTGGCTGCGACCATTCTCACAGGAATCATTCAAATTGTGCTCGGCATTCTTAAGTTTGGCCGCCTGATGAAATTTATTCCACGTCCGGTTATGATTGGTTTCGTCAATGCCCTTGCCATCTTAATTTTCTCGGCCCAGCTGCCCCATTTCAAAGGGGAATCCTGGCCTATGTATGCAATGGCTGCTGGGGCATTAGCTATCATCTATTTATTTCCTCGTGTGACTAAAGCTGTGCCGTCACCATTAATTGCAATTATTGTCATCACCCTGATCGCAATCTTTACAGGCTCTGATGTACGTACGGTAGGAGATATGGGGGAGCTGTCCCAGGCTTTGCCGGTTTTCCTTCTTCCTGATATCCCGCTAACGTTTGAAACACTGCAAATCATTTTTCCTTATTCCTTAGCGCTCGCCTTCGTCGGTTTATTGGAATCTCTTCTAACTGCTCAAATAGTCGATGATATGACAGATACGGGCAGCGATAAGAACAGAGAAGCAAAAGGACAGGGTCTTGCCAATATCGTTGCTGGCTTTTTCGGGGGTATGGCCGGATGCGCCATGATTGGCCAGTCTGTAATCAATGTTAAATCCGGAGGACGGGGAAGACTGTCTACATTTGTGGCTGGAGCCTTCCTTCTCATATTGATTGTCGCTCTCAATGGGGTTCTCGTTAAAATACCCATGGCGGCTCTTGTCGGTGTTATGATTATGGTTTCCATCGGTACGTTTGACTGGTCTTCGCTCACTCGTCTTCATAAGGTACCGGTCACTGATACAGCGATCATGGTTGTGACAGTCGTTACCGTTGTGTTCACCCATGATTTATCAAAAGGAGTACTGGCAGGCGTGATCCTAAGTGCGATTTTCTTTGCCGGCCAGATTTCAAAAGTAGCAGTAACCGTTACAGAAGAGCCTTCATCAAAAAATTATAAGGTTACAGGGCAGCTGTTTTTCGCTTCTGTTTCCAGTTTAATCGATCAAATCGATTTTGCCGATCAAAACCGGAACATCGTGCTCGACCTGGCTAACGCGCACATTTGGGATGATTCAGCAGTCGGTGCTGTGGACAAGGTCGTTTTGAAATTAAGGCAAAACCAAAATCAAGTGGAAGTTACAGGACTTAACGCAAAAAGCTCCGAATTAATTGAAAAAATGGCAGTTTATCATCGCCCTGATACCAGAGCTGCCAATCATTAA